A portion of the Phormidium ambiguum IAM M-71 genome contains these proteins:
- a CDS encoding SufS family cysteine desulfurase gives MTITKERTLAEIVRKDFPILHQEVNGKPLVYLDNAATSQKPLAVLDALRNYYEQYNSNVHRGVHTLSGKATDAYEGARVKIAKFVNANLPEEIIYTRNASEAINLVAYAWGLTNLQRGDEIILSVMEHHSNLVPWQLVAKTTGAVLKFVELTPTEEFDLEQYKTLISDKTKLVSLVHVSNTLGCINPVEEITQIAHKYGAKVLIDACQSTPHLPIDVQKINCDWLVASGHKMCGPTGIGFLYGKEKILRAMPPFLGGGEMIADVFLDNSTYADIPHKFEAGTPAIAEAIGLGAAVDYLSNIGMDKIHAYESELTAYLFEQLRQIPEIRIYGPQADSTGGNRAALASFTAGEVHPHDLSTILDQAGIAIRAGHHCTQPLHRYLKAQSTARASLYFYNTKEEIDVFIVALREAIEFFGGIFG, from the coding sequence ATGACAATCACAAAAGAAAGAACCCTCGCCGAAATAGTCCGTAAAGACTTCCCAATCTTACACCAAGAAGTCAACGGCAAACCATTAGTTTATCTCGACAACGCCGCTACCTCGCAAAAACCCTTAGCGGTACTCGACGCACTGCGAAATTACTACGAACAATACAACTCAAACGTGCATCGCGGAGTTCATACTTTAAGCGGAAAAGCTACCGACGCTTACGAAGGGGCGCGAGTAAAAATTGCCAAATTTGTTAACGCTAATTTACCCGAAGAAATCATTTACACGCGCAACGCTTCCGAAGCAATTAACTTAGTAGCTTATGCTTGGGGTTTAACTAACTTACAACGCGGAGATGAAATCATCCTCTCCGTTATGGAACATCACAGTAACTTAGTTCCCTGGCAATTAGTAGCTAAAACTACAGGTGCAGTATTAAAATTTGTCGAACTAACACCCACAGAAGAATTCGATTTAGAACAATATAAAACCCTAATTTCTGATAAAACTAAACTTGTTTCTCTAGTTCATGTTTCTAACACCTTGGGCTGCATCAATCCGGTTGAAGAAATCACCCAAATTGCTCATAAATATGGCGCAAAAGTATTAATTGATGCTTGCCAAAGTACACCACATCTGCCTATTGATGTTCAGAAAATTAATTGTGATTGGCTAGTAGCATCTGGACATAAAATGTGTGGGCCAACAGGTATCGGCTTCTTGTATGGTAAAGAAAAAATCCTGCGGGCAATGCCTCCCTTTTTGGGTGGTGGAGAAATGATTGCCGATGTGTTTTTAGATAATTCAACTTATGCGGATATTCCTCATAAATTTGAAGCGGGAACTCCGGCAATTGCGGAAGCAATTGGACTGGGTGCTGCTGTTGATTATCTATCTAATATTGGCATGGACAAAATTCATGCTTACGAATCGGAATTAACAGCTTATTTGTTTGAACAATTGCGCCAAATTCCCGAAATTAGAATTTATGGCCCTCAAGCTGATTCTACAGGAGGAAATAGAGCGGCACTCGCTTCTTTTACTGCGGGAGAAGTGCATCCTCATGACTTATCTACGATTTTAGATCAAGCTGGGATTGCGATTAGGGCTGGACATCATTGTACTCAACCTTTACACCGTTATTTGAAAGCTCAATCCACTGCGAGAGCGAGTTTGTATTTTTACAATACGAAGGAAGAGATTGATGTTTTTATTGTGGCGCTGAGGGAAGCGATCGAATTTTTTGGCGGAATTTTTGGGTAA
- a CDS encoding Imm1 family immunity protein, with translation MFVSNLTIENWVGNKDESTVIENPSWQEIETAILELNGKSKTLVTLGADEETYMSIGGGEAGKYIVNVTFDNMSFYNLVNFSKSQEIETLVVGGQAGDYPAKMCVDLQIVLLAAKTFAELGKLEESVTWEEEKTFVML, from the coding sequence ATGTTTGTTTCAAATCTCACCATAGAAAACTGGGTTGGGAATAAAGATGAAAGTACTGTTATTGAAAACCCCAGTTGGCAGGAAATAGAAACAGCGATTCTGGAATTAAATGGAAAGAGCAAAACTTTAGTGACATTAGGTGCAGATGAAGAAACTTATATGAGTATTGGCGGTGGTGAAGCGGGAAAGTATATCGTCAATGTGACTTTCGATAATATGAGTTTTTATAACTTGGTTAATTTTTCCAAATCCCAAGAAATAGAAACACTAGTTGTTGGTGGACAAGCCGGAGATTACCCTGCAAAAATGTGTGTTGATTTACAGATTGTTTTACTTGCAGCTAAAACATTTGCCGAATTAGGAAAACTTGAAGAGTCGGTTACTTGGGAAGAAGAAAAGACATTTGTAATGCTGTAA
- a CDS encoding TspO/MBR family protein, producing MIKSWMVIGAVTLLIALGSNIILPKDVKWFKRLQRPKWLTFEAAIPIIWTIVFVCGAWSAYIVWETDPGSQKTWWLMGFYLLVEIAIVAYNPVMLRLHSLKAGTIVGAIGSVLGLILAITVWSVSPWASLLLVPYVIWSPIGTFTTWEMMQLNPEDR from the coding sequence ATGATTAAATCTTGGATGGTGATTGGGGCGGTGACATTATTAATTGCACTAGGTAGTAATATAATTTTGCCCAAAGATGTCAAATGGTTTAAGCGGTTGCAGCGCCCCAAATGGCTAACTTTTGAAGCAGCTATTCCGATTATTTGGACAATAGTTTTTGTTTGTGGAGCTTGGTCAGCTTATATTGTATGGGAAACAGATCCAGGGAGCCAAAAAACATGGTGGTTAATGGGTTTTTACTTGTTGGTGGAAATTGCGATCGTCGCTTACAACCCAGTAATGTTAAGGCTCCATAGTTTAAAAGCAGGTACTATTGTTGGCGCTATTGGTTCCGTTTTAGGACTCATTTTAGCCATAACAGTTTGGTCTGTTTCCCCTTGGGCAAGTTTGTTGTTAGTTCCTTATGTAATTTGGAGTCCGATTGGAACTTTTACAACTTGGGAAATGATGCAACTCAATCCTGAAGATAGATAG
- a CDS encoding SGNH/GDSL hydrolase family protein, whose translation MKIPAKYWIASSVLALFVGTEVILRTVIGLGNPVLVQADSSTGYRFKPNQNLTRLGKKIQYNQYSQRSEPITLKKPPTKLRILMIGDSVLNGGNPTDQSQTITELFEAKLSASGYPAEVLNASAGSWGIGNSLGYLRKFGTFNSDAVILQIGTHDLTQPTSTSAVVGKHPAFSTHPPLLATQDAWNRYIWPLVASKLGYIIPTGDFASSPISLSPDRQFQQNMQHFKEIITLVRGKKIPVFVLFTPNSNDLLPKFSVPKYKPEFFRFLNYLQVPVIDTHTAWSTLSPATVESYYRDYVHISVPGNQAIAQNLFQQLCLQKLMVCSRSQPRLSSPITPKPNQKLPN comes from the coding sequence ATGAAAATACCTGCAAAGTACTGGATCGCTAGTTCTGTACTTGCTCTTTTTGTGGGCACGGAGGTGATACTTAGAACAGTAATTGGACTAGGAAACCCAGTATTAGTACAGGCTGACTCTTCCACTGGTTATCGGTTTAAACCAAATCAAAATTTAACCCGACTGGGAAAAAAAATTCAGTACAATCAGTACTCACAACGCTCCGAACCAATCACACTAAAAAAACCGCCAACCAAACTGAGAATATTAATGATTGGTGACTCAGTTCTGAATGGTGGCAATCCTACAGACCAAAGCCAAACTATTACTGAATTATTTGAAGCAAAACTTTCTGCATCTGGATATCCAGCCGAAGTATTAAATGCCTCAGCTGGTTCTTGGGGGATTGGAAACTCATTAGGGTATCTACGAAAATTTGGTACTTTTAACTCTGATGCAGTAATTTTACAAATTGGTACTCATGACCTCACACAACCTACCAGTACTAGTGCCGTTGTGGGAAAACATCCGGCTTTTTCCACCCATCCACCATTGCTAGCAACCCAAGATGCCTGGAATCGCTATATTTGGCCTCTTGTAGCTAGTAAATTAGGTTACATTATACCCACAGGAGATTTTGCATCATCTCCTATATCTCTCAGTCCAGATCGGCAATTTCAACAAAATATGCAGCACTTTAAAGAGATAATTACTCTGGTTCGTGGTAAAAAGATACCTGTTTTTGTTTTATTCACACCCAATAGTAACGACCTATTACCGAAATTTAGTGTGCCAAAGTATAAACCAGAGTTTTTCCGGTTCCTCAATTATCTTCAGGTTCCCGTCATTGACACTCATACTGCTTGGTCAACCTTGTCACCTGCAACCGTAGAATCCTACTATCGAGATTACGTGCATATTTCCGTACCAGGAAACCAAGCCATAGCTCAAAACCTTTTTCAGCAGCTTTGTTTACAGAAGCTAATGGTCTGTTCTCGCTCACAGCCTCGCCTTAGTTCTCCAATTACACCGAAACCAAATCAAAAATTACCTAATTGA